Proteins encoded by one window of Channa argus isolate prfri chromosome 13, Channa argus male v1.0, whole genome shotgun sequence:
- the ptges3a gene encoding prostaglandin E synthase 3 produces the protein MQPATAKWYDRRDSVFIEFCVEDSKDVQVNFDKSKINFSCFSGTDDVKHQNTVDLFGEIDPKESKHRRTDRSVVCCLRKAETGKSWPRLAKDKSKCNWLSVDFNNWKDWEDDSDEDLSSFDKFSEMMNSMGGDDLPDLDGADEEHDCADSDDEKMPDLE, from the exons AT GCAACCTGCAACAGCTAAGTGGTATGACAGACGGGACTCTGTTTTTATTGAGTTCTGCGTAGAGGACAGTAAAGATGTGCAAGTAAATTTTGACAAGTCCAAAATCAATTTCAG CTGTTTCAGTGGTACCGACGATGTCAAGCACCAGAATACAGTTGACCTGTTTGGGGAGATTGATCCTAAA GAATCCAAACACAGACGCACTGACAGGTCTGTCGTGTGTTGTTTACGAAAAGCAGAGACAGGGAAATCATGGCCACGACTTGCCAAAGACAAGTCAAAG TGCAACTGGCTGAGTGTGGATTTCAATAATTGGAAAGACTGGGAAGATGACTCAGATGAGGACCTGTCAAGTTTTGACAAATTCTCAGAG ATGATGAACAGCATGGGAGGGGACGATCTACCAGATTTAGATGGTGCAGATGAAGAG CATGACTGTGCAGACAGTGATGATGAAA AAATGCCTGACTTGGAGTAG